TTTGAGCCATCTTCTACATCACTCACAACCCAGGAATTATGTGTTCAGAGTTACACTTGGTCATTAGTAGGCAGTAAGCAGAGACAAAGAATTTTGTTATAAAATTAACATACAAACAATTTTAGACCCTTTGACCCTTTCAGTCAAGTGTTGTATTTATACAGTAGCCTtccttttatatatatataaaaaaatgatTACTCGCTTAGTACAAAACTTGCTGTTTTTTAAATAGCTAAATTGCTCAAATGTACTGAGACCTAAAGGGTCTTTAATGAAATGCTCTGGTGTGCAGAAGAAGGTTTCACAACAGATATATTACTGTAAGAATATCTCATCTTCTAAAAgttgtttatatttgtttatgtttatgtctcTCAGTATATGCTTTTATCCAATAACAATTACAAGGATAAactaattaataataaataataacaaataaatgaataactaataatataaataataactaataagtaataatgatgataataatagtatAATACTGATTATTTCACTAATTAAATGTAAAGATAATCTAACATAATTGCATTACATATATAAGTACATGATATTAAAGTCAggtattttaaattatttagcAACTTTACAGTTCTAAGTACAGTACAAAATTAGATTGTATAAGAGAGAAAAAGGTGTAGTTTTCCACTGAAAATCCCAATACATTTTAACGGTATTAACTAATGAGGAAGAGACATGCACTGGCAGAACTTAACTGGAAGATAATCAGAAGTTTATGTGGCACTGTGTACCTCATCTGTAATAATAAGTTGCCAGGTAATTCATAAATACCCATGCAATGACTCAGTATGCCAACAGGGGGCTCTCTTGCCAGGCTCTGATCTCACCAGGCCTCATTGCTCATGACTCAGGATAGCCCCCTCTGACTCCCAGGGGCAGTGtgtcagctgctgctgctgctgctgttggtggtggtggtggtggggagggggtattACATTTCACATGTACCAGTATAGATTCCACAGCTTTGTGCTGGCCTGCCCTATAAATAGAGTGCCAGTTGGAGATCATTTGAAGAGTTGTGGCAGCTGACGAGGCCCAGTGCCCTGACGGTATTACTGGTGACCCAACCCTGCTGTGTCTTTCTGgtctcagagtgagagagagaggtgagagagagagagagagagagacagacagacagatagagagccTGTGCCAAAGCCTGATTTGGGGCAGTGGTGTGGTGAGGAGTGACTAGCAGTGCCGGCCGTTTTCCCTCTACCCGAAACACAGAGAAGGTCTTCCAACCAACCTGCAAGATGTCCTCGATAGACCCGACAGAGGAGCCGCGCATGTACCAGCAGACATTGTTACAGGACGGCCTCTGCGACCTCCTGGAGAACGACAAGTTTGTGGACTGCGTGCTGAAGATCAAGGGGAAGGAGTTCCCCTGCCACAGGCTGGTGCTGGCCGCCTGCAGCTCCTACTTCAGGGCCTTCTTCCAGTCCGAGAACGACGAGAGCAAGAAGCGCGAGATCGTGCTGGACGAGGTGGAGCCCGGCGTGATGGGCATGATCCTGCGGTACCTGTACACGTCCAACATCAACGTGACGGAGCAGAACGTCCAGGACGTGTTCGCCGTGGCCAACATGCTCCAGATCCCCTCCATCTTCACCGTGTGCGTGTCCTTCCTGCAGAAGCGCCTCAGCCTGAGCAACTGCCTGGCCATCTTCCGGCTGGGCCTGATGCTGGACTGCCCGCGGCTGGCCGTCTCGGCCCGCAACTACGCCTGCGAGCGCTTCCAGCTCATCTCGCGCGACGAGGAGTTCTTCCAGCTGTCCACCAGCGAGGTGGCGGCCATCCTCTCGGCGGACAACCTCAACGTGGAGACGGAGAACGCCGTGTTCGAGTTCCTGCTCAAGTGGGTGGCCAAAGACGAGAAGAACCGCCTGCAGGAGCTGCCGGCCCTGTTGGACTGCGTCCGCTTCCGCCTGATTCCCGAGGACTACTTCAAGGAGAAGGTGGAGAATCACAAATGGCTGTCAGACAAAGAGGATATTGCTGAGAAGCTCCAACTGGTTAGGGACGCTTACAAAGGGAAGCTTCCGGAACCTGAGAAGATCAAAAGCAAGGAGCCACAAGATGAGGAGGGGgacaagaaagagggagaagtgCAGGAGATTGCCATTCTTCCGAGTATCCTAAACGATAACCTGCGGTATGGTATGTTCCTCAGGAACCTGTTGTTTATGATCACCGAGACTGGCTCCGTGGCCTACGACCCCACCGGAAATGACTGCTTCGTGGCAGCCATATCTACACTGGTCCCTAAGAACCACTGTAGTCTGGTCACCAGGGAGAACCAGATCTTTGTCGCTGGAGGGGTTTTCTTTGACGAACAGAACAAAGAGGAACCACTCCACTCCTACTTTTTACAGGTACTGTATCTGTCCAGCTCGTTCCCCTCTGCCCATTTTAGCTTAGAAGGTTTTGCTGGGGTTACTTCATAATCTACAAGgcttagaaatactgtatgcttAACAAAATGTTATAAAACTTTCCAAAAAAGTTCAAAtaaaaatgttgtgtttgtattatTAGCAAAGTGAATATCAATGACACTGTTAATATTTCATTCAAGTTAAGAATATCCTCACTTTTGGATATGATATTGCTAGACTGAATGAGCCTTTTTGTGCAATTAATCTTGCATGCTGCCTGCATCAGTTTCACTGAATTGCATCAGTAATAGCAACATCTGATCTCAGTGGATTGCTCCAATTCATGCTTTTCATTTCACATTGAGACGACCTCCCAATgacctttgcccccccccccccccacccatttCCACACCTCACAGTATGACCCCATGACCTCAGACTGGTTGGCTATGCCCCCCATGCCCGGGCCACGGTTCCTCTTCACCATGGGCGAGGCTGAGAACTCCATATATGTCATCGGAGGAAAAGAGCTCAAGGAAGGAGAGCACATTCTGGACAGTGTTACAGTCTATGACAGGCAGTAAGTACCAGCAATAAAGAGTCGATCTAATCAGATTCAAACCTCAGAATAGTGAAAAATAATGGGACTTGCTATTATGATAATGTCATTGTTATTTTAGATACACTGACACAAAGCAAATGTAATGAAGACTGATATACTGTAATTTGTACACAATTCATTTGTACACAATTGATACACAATGTGTATTAGACACATTGTGTATCAATACCATATCAATGGTGTATGTACCATATCAAttccatattaactgtccccgtctATTAACCTCATAACTGGAGACATTTgacaaaaatcaatgtataagctgcggctaatagttaggAAATTATGGTAACCATTTCTATGGCAGGGACTAGAAAATTGTAATATCATATGATTTGTTCTGGATTTCCCTTTGCTGTAGAAATTCACCTCTCCATCGTGTCTCACAGGTCTTTCAAATGGGGGGAGTCGGATCCCATTCCATATAAAGTGTATGGCCATGCCACGGTGTCCCACAATGATGTTGTCTATGTGCTAGGAGGGAAGGGAGACAACAAGtgagtcacacatacacacatatcacattcacaaatacacacacactcacgcacgcaacttttttaaaaacatcttCATCAAGCTGATTGAGGGGATAATTAACACTGTGACTGTATCTGCCATGTTCACAGGAAATGCTTAAAGAGGGTGTGTGCCTACGACGCCCGGAAGTTTGAGTGGAAGGAGCTGGCTCCCATGGCAACTGCACGCTCCCTGTTTGGTGCCACCGTTTACAAGAACAAGATCTACGTGGCAGCAGGGGTCACTGACTCAGGCCTCACAGACACAGTGGAGGTCTACGACATTGCCACTAACAAGTGAGTACAGCCATGTACTCAAATATactttacatgtattcatttagctgagAACCAGACAGACAATATTAGAAGGAAATGTTTTAAGTTATGTGTGATAATATATCATATGTGGTCTACACCAAGTGATGCCTTAATGTGACATGGATCACAGATGGTTAGATGTTATGGAGCCTATTCACAGAAAGTCAAGCTTGTACACCTGTCCTTGCACAAATAGCAACAAGCTTCATCAGCAATCAGTGTTCTAACTTCAGCCCTTAAGGATTCCCTAGGTTGACATAAAACACAGGAAGGGCTGTAAGGTTACAGATGTCTTCTTTACAACCCTCCTTGGGTTTTATGTCAACCCAAGGACTTTTTCCTCTAAGAGCAAGCTGAGGTTTTGAGTAAAGTACCTCAGCACCTTTACGATGATGACAGAATAAAAGATCAgaagatggtgatgatgattttATGAATGAAGACATAGTCAGGCTATGGtaggaaaaaaaatcaagaacaGAATTGAATTGTATCTATTGaagatgatgattatgatgatgttaCCTATATTCCAGGTGGTCAGACTTTTTGAAGTTCCCTCAGGAGAGAAGCTCGATCACTCTTGTTGACCACGAGGACAATCTGTATGCTGTGGGAGGCTTTGCCATGGTGCCTAAAGAAAACAGTGATGAATTGCTGCCTACTGAGATGACTGACATCTGGAGGTGAGTCAAAGAGCTGTATTTAAACTGCACTCACACAGGAGTAAGAGAATGAGAACATGTTTGAGGAAGAGTTGAATGAGTACAATGAGTACAAATGAACCCCAtggatttgttttatttttgggaCTGATGCGTGAAATTCTGACACCGTAGGTATGACGAGAGCGAGAGGAAGTGGAAAGGCATCCTGAGAGAGATCCGCTACGCCTCAGGAGCCACCATACTGGCTGTGCGTCTCAACACGCTGCGTCTCAGCAAGATGTGAGCCCTCTAGTGGACATTAATATTGTTGCAGGACCCAGCAGCACAGAACTTCCTATCTCAGTCTCCCCCCACCACTTCAATGAACTATCTTAGGACTCATTCCTCATTGAAGACTGAAGGACTGCCAGCCAGCACTCAAGAATTTAAAGGAAGCATTCTCATATCTTTATCCTGGTTTCACTCTCGAACTCTACCTGCCTTTGAACTTGGGAGTGGCTTTGAGtttatgttttcatttggaATGAATAATTTGCTCTTGGTAGATGAGATCTTTTGGATGGTTGTATTCTTTCCGGTGTCCCTGTGTGACAATATCACTCTGAGGCCACATCTGAAAAAGAGACAAGCCACCAAGGCAGCCTTGTGCTCCACAGCCGGTTGCTTTGGACCAGATTTGGCCAGAAGAGAGTGACCTCCAATGTGACCGCATGGTAACACATTTGCCCCTGATTCATATGTGTAAGCGTACACTATAAGTGTTTCTCAGTCCGGGCCTGATAGAACTTTTGGGCCAATCCACAGAACCtcaaggcaacacacacacacacacacacacacacacacacaataaagttgttgttttttcacaACCTTCACAGAAGCTTTCTCTGAGTTGAGAGTGTGCTCTGACTGTCCTACAAACGGGCCTAAACTCTTTAGAGCTTGGCGCATGGCTGGCAGACGTGGGTTTGAGGCGAAGGTGGGGTgactgccacatactgtatggtgtcagaagtgggatgtcTTGATGTGAGGTCATCAGTGGCATGCCCAGTGTCTGAACCATATGACGGACCCCGAGATGGAAGAAGTATGactgtggggtgtggggggttggggggggggggcagtgcacTCATTATCAACAAGTCTGGCTCAGCTGTGGTCAAGCTACAGGTTTTGTACCTTGTTGAACAGGTTGAGCAAGGCTGGGGTGGAAAAACTGCTCATTGTCTCACAAAGAAGACGAAATCTAGAAATCTAGCATACAGTAACTGGGTGATACAGTGCTACTTCCCATTGTCATTTTGCCACTTTGATTTTAAAACAAAAGGCTGCATTCATTTCATGTTAAATATATTCTAAATTTTGTGTTTTATATAAATGTGACCCTAAGGTCTCTTGAAGACCCTTTTAATTGTCAGTCCTTACAGTTGTGTGAGGGGCGTGAAGTGAATGCTTTGGAGGTTCATGTTAATAATGTTGCGGTAAGTACACTTGACACATGGAAACAAATACATCTGACAGAAATGGTTTAGTCTGCTATTGAAATGATCTGTTTATTTAGCTGTCATGTATTACAGACAGTAAACACTAACCAATACGATAAATGACATAAAATACAGTCTATTATGTGATAGCACCTCTAGAAACTATCGTCTTGGTATTGTTTTAGTATTCTCTTTCATATAACCAATACAGCTACTGTCTACTGTGTTTTTGTACACTGGAGTTAACTAAGTTAACAACGTTGGGTTTACATAGCAAAGTACAGAGTTAAACATAAGGACAGCTACACACATGATTGGCTTAATACATTAGAATGACAGGTAAATACGGTATATGATGCTTGGAGCCTTCTGATTTTTGAAGAGATAAAACAAAATGGATTATATCACTGATTCTGATTTCAAATCAGTAACCATAGATACTATGCAATAAGCAGGCATCCCTTCAAACAGGTATGAATGACTACACATTGTGACTGAAGGATTAGTGTGCAATTCCACCTATCCATCTATTGGATATTCGATTTAGCTTTCttgagaaaacaaacagaagaaACCAATCTACACttccattgtttgtttgttttttaaaaaagaaaatatctcGACATACACATGAATGACCTTCTGTACATTATATCTTTCAAAATCACCAAGATTCATATAAAGGATGAACCTTTGAATCCAAGGCCACAAAACCAGGACCCTTGACCCACTAGCAGCAAATCAGGAACTATAagtccacactcactcactctgtgagGAAATAAGATACAGTGTGCTAATACAAACTAACATCATTTAATCCTTAAGCACAATCAATGAATgtctcagacaaaacaaacatgtttttttttccaaaacacaatCAACGTCTTAGCACATGTTCGCTCATGTACCCTCGGTTAAGAAGTTACGACATCAACTTAGTTCGAACCATATTCCCACTGAAACTCAAATTACGATTTGGTCATGTGCTctgagacaaaaaagaaaaatactgAACCAATGATGCTTAGAGACTAGCAACCATCAGTACTGAGACTGCAGACATAATTTGTGTGGAGCTTAATAAGGTGCCAAGCCTTGGAGTTCTGGAGGAACAGATGCATTGATctattctactgtatgtcttttcaTTTATAATGCCAAACCTCCAAAGATGCAAAACTTTCAACCTCTATAAAGTGCTTCTGAAAATGAAAAGCTTTATGCTGAGTTAGTAAGACATGCCTCTTGGCCTCCTCAACTCTTATGAAACTGAGGAACTTCAAAACAAAATTTGGATTCTTGTTCAACAGTGCATACTCCCACTTCCCCCAGCTTTCTCCATAATTCTCTATTACTAATTTGATCTAGGCCTATTTGAATTGTTTTAGGAGCTCCCAACATAATCAGGCTGTGTAAAAAATGGGATACCACTCAAATAATAACCCATAGAAAATAAGGTGCTTGAAGAAATATACAGAATGACAAAACCAAAATAAATCTTTTACACAATTTGTGGCAAGGgtccacatactctctctctacaggCCTTATTCCTGCACTAAACATTTATTGCAACAGTCTCATCCATATTTTAAACAAATTGACCTCTTCCCCACATTATAATCTCCATGATCATCTTCACCAAAGTGCAGAGTTTAGTAGAAACAccatcgcctctctctctctaggccgATTATCAAGCACCGATCACTTTTCTCTCACCAAAACATTCACTATGAGGGCATACACAACACGCTCCTTCCGGACACTTAAGGCAACATTGGGTAAGACTTCAGTACCAAATTGACACATGCCCCCTACAGTCTCAACGCAACATTACACCACACTGAggtactatactgtacatcaagctTATAGTATGTGCACAGAAGGTGCTTCTAAAGTGAAACCAGATCTACAGATCTAAAGCTGTGACCTCCTCTCTGCTGGGCTCTGTTGTTGACTTCATTGTCAAGACTGGCTATATGAATACTGAAGGGTTGTAGGCTAATTATCTACAGTGACACCTGACTACGTGTGGCATGGCAAGGTCAGTTTTCACATCTTTCTAGGATAGTAAAACCAATTCCGAACTTCCAGCAGACATCAAACATTATGGATGTGAGTGGATAGAATGAACTTTCCGAaccttttttctttaaattaaGCTTTGAGGACAGCAATCCAGCACTGACTGACTGGAATGGACAACAGGTGCTATATGTGGGTATACAAATGGTTGACAAAGCAGCAGATCATGTCTCAGTCGTGAATTACATTTGTATACATTTAAGTGTGAGGTCCTATTGCATAACAACCTAATAGCTGAAGCTTATACAGCTTCATACAAGGGGCGATTCAAAAACGTTACCTGAAGCCAGGCTTCTAAGGACTACATTGGCAATAGACGCAAACATAAATCAACAcactaaaaataaaacaaacaaacaaacaaacaaacaaacacacacaaaaacacaaatgtatTTTATGACAAAGAGCATTAGGTAATCACTGACAGCCACATCCCAATAATTAAATACACCTCCATCCATCCTTTAAAGGAGAActatgcagggtttttttttgctcaatttaccttaactgaacagcttcagagtcattggaatggttacaTGTCTTTCTCGGGTTGAATGGTGGCAACTTTGGGCTGATTGAGGAGTGTTATacaaaatatacacgctaaagctgttggggaagctctgcagagaagtCTGCCAGCgtaaaatgagaaaacagcGAAGCAATCgtcaaacctgcatagtttatCTTTAAGTAGctgggacatactgtataagtgTACGTGTAAGAAAGAACAAAGCACAGCTTATGGTAACAGATGCAAAAGCTTAACCACAACTTTCAAAGGACTCCATCTGCATTAGCCAGTATGGAGTATCTCTTTCTGACCCCTCTTAGTGCTTGTAAACATGGGGGTATGGATGGGGGGTTGGTCATACCAACAACACTATGGGAAACTTCTACAGAGCCCACATCACTGCTGTCCTAGTCTGATATTCAGAAAGAAACTTTTTTGAATATTGCTTTGTAGTTtcatatatattcatatttgcTG
This is a stretch of genomic DNA from Sardina pilchardus chromosome 19, fSarPil1.1, whole genome shotgun sequence. It encodes these proteins:
- the klhl40b gene encoding kelch-like protein 40b, translating into MSSIDPTEEPRMYQQTLLQDGLCDLLENDKFVDCVLKIKGKEFPCHRLVLAACSSYFRAFFQSENDESKKREIVLDEVEPGVMGMILRYLYTSNINVTEQNVQDVFAVANMLQIPSIFTVCVSFLQKRLSLSNCLAIFRLGLMLDCPRLAVSARNYACERFQLISRDEEFFQLSTSEVAAILSADNLNVETENAVFEFLLKWVAKDEKNRLQELPALLDCVRFRLIPEDYFKEKVENHKWLSDKEDIAEKLQLVRDAYKGKLPEPEKIKSKEPQDEEGDKKEGEVQEIAILPSILNDNLRYGMFLRNLLFMITETGSVAYDPTGNDCFVAAISTLVPKNHCSLVTRENQIFVAGGVFFDEQNKEEPLHSYFLQYDPMTSDWLAMPPMPGPRFLFTMGEAENSIYVIGGKELKEGEHILDSVTVYDRQSFKWGESDPIPYKVYGHATVSHNDVVYVLGGKGDNKKCLKRVCAYDARKFEWKELAPMATARSLFGATVYKNKIYVAAGVTDSGLTDTVEVYDIATNKWSDFLKFPQERSSITLVDHEDNLYAVGGFAMVPKENSDELLPTEMTDIWRYDESERKWKGILREIRYASGATILAVRLNTLRLSKM